One part of the Dermacentor andersoni chromosome 2, qqDerAnde1_hic_scaffold, whole genome shotgun sequence genome encodes these proteins:
- the LOC126540981 gene encoding tigger transposable element-derived protein 6-like has product MYTWFVETRAKNIPISGNAVQQKALNYACLLGIDDFKASTGWLSRFKARHDIVGKTLSGESASADTGSASAWISTNVSALLKDYAKCDIYNADEAGLFYEMLPSKTLEMKGQRCHGGKHSKKRVTVLLCANADGSDKRPPLVIGKSAKPRCFKGNRSLPVKYVANSRSWMTRAIFSEWVASFDCDMRRQGRRVCLLLDNCSAHHILDVELTNVELKYFPPNCTSIIQPLDQGVIRSLKCAYRQRVMQRLLLNVETGRDTKLDLYMALQMMAAAWAATGRPVIANCFTHAGFKLGDPDTDSAEDAADCNGAVHPPADVTASWAALQGAGSVELDDFIDADINVIAREELSDEDIIKSVCDDGGQSDDDEVPDMHPPATSRVLDAFDVIRNSVAVHDDDVAMQLLAECENRVMMLVGKKRKQSTLLDFWK; this is encoded by the coding sequence ATGTACACGTGGTTTGTCGAGACGAGGGCGAAAAACATACCCATCAGTGGAAACGCCGTGCAGCAGAAGGCCCTGAATTACGCTTGCCTGCTGGGGATTGACGATTTCAAGGCGAGCACAGGCTGGCTCAGCAGATTCAAGGCCCGCCATGACATTGTCGGCAAGACGCTCTCTGGCGAGTCGGCATCGGCAGACACAGGCAGCGCATCCGCCTGGATCTCCACAAACGTTTCGGCGTTGTTGAAAGACTATGCGAAGTGTGACATCTACAACGCTGACGAGGCAGGCCTGTTTTACGAGATGCTGCCGTCTAAAACCCTCGAAATGAAAGGTCAGCGTTGCCACGGTGGGAAACACAGTAAGAAGCGCGTGACCGTGCTGCTGTGCGCCAACGCGGACGGATCCGACAAGCGCCCACCGCTAGTCATTGGGAAGAGTGCAAAGCCCCGTTGCTTTAAAGGTAATAGGAGCCTTCCCGTAAAATATGTCGCCAACAGCCGCTCCTGGATGACGCGGGCCATTTTCTCCGAGTGGGTCGCGTCATTTGACTGCGACATGAGGAGGCAGGGCCGGCGGGTGTGCTTATTGCTGGACAATTGCTCCGCCCATCATATTCTGGATGTGGAGCTCACAAATGTGGAGCTGAAGTACTTTCCGCCGAACTGCACTTCGATCATACAGCCGCTTGACCAAGGTGTCATTAGAAGTTTGAAGTGCGCCTACCGCCAGCGAGTGATGCAGCGTCTCCTATTGAATGTGGAGACCGGTCGCGACACGAAGTTAGACCTGTACATGGCGCTGCAGATGATGGCTGCTGCGTGGGCTGCAACTGGACGGCCAGTTATCGCAAACTGTTTCACGCACGCTGGCTTCAAGCTCGGAGATCCAGACACCGACTCCGCTGAGGATGCTGCTGACTGCAACGGAGCAGTGCATCCGCCAGCAGACGTAACTGCATCCTGGGCGGCCCTTCAAGGTGCCGGAAGTGTCGAGCTGGACGACTTCATCGACGCTGACATCAATGTGATCGCCCGGGAGGAATTGAGCGATGAGGACATCATAAAAAGTGTCTGCGACGACGGGGGGCAGTCGGATGACGACGAAGTGCCAGATATGCACCCACCAGCCACATCTCGCGTACTGGATGCGTTCGATGTCATCAGAAACAGCGTAGCTGTGCATGATGACGACGTCGCGATGCAGCTACTCGCCGAATGCGAAAATCGAGTCATGATGCTcgtaggaaaaaaaaggaagcagtcGACACTGCTTGACTTCtggaaataa